From the Arvicola amphibius chromosome 2, mArvAmp1.2, whole genome shotgun sequence genome, one window contains:
- the Srsf7 gene encoding serine/arginine-rich splicing factor 7 isoform X3, which yields MSRYGRYGGETKVYVGNLGTGAGKGELERAFSYYGPLRTVWIARNPPGFAFVEFEDPRDAEDAVRGLDGKVICGSRVRVELSTGMPRRSRFDRPPARRPFDPNDRCYECGEKGHYAYDCHRYSRRRRSRSRSRSHSRSRGRRYSRSRSRSRGRRSRSASPRRSRSVSLRRSRSASLRRSRSGSIKGSRYFQSRSRSRSRSRSISRPRSSRSPSGSPRRSASPERMD from the exons ATGTCACGCTACGGGCGATATGGAGGAG AAACCAAGGTGTATGTTGGCAACCTGGGAACTGGTGCTGGTAAAGGCGAGTTAGAAAGGGCATTCAGTTACTATGGGCCCTTAAGAACCGTGTGGATTGCCAGAAATCCTCCAGGATTTGCCTTTGTGGAATTTGAAGATCCTAGAGATGCAGAAGATGCAGTTCGAGGATTGGATGGGAA GGTGATTTGTGGTTCAAGAGTGAGGGTTGAATTATCAACAGGCATGCCTCGGAGATCTCGTTTTGATAGGCCACCTGCAAGACGTCCCTTTGATCCTAATGATAGATGCTATGAGTGTGGTGAAAAGGGACATTATGCTTATGACTGTCATCGCTATAGCCGTCGAAGAAGAAGCAg GTCACGGTCTAGATCACATTCCCGTTCCAGGGGAAGGCGATACTCTCGCTCACGCAGCAGGAGTCGGGGAAGGAG GTCAAGATCAGCATCTCCTCGAAGATCAAGGTCTGTGTCTCTTCGTAGATCAAGATCAGCTTCACTCAGAAGATCTAGGTCTGGTTCTATAAAAGGATCGAGGTATTTCCa atcCCGTTCAAGGTCGAGATCAAGATCCAGGTCTATTTCACGGCCAAGAAGCAG tcgTTCCCCATCAGGAAGTCCACGAAGAAGTGCAAGTCCTGAAAGAATGGACTGA
- the Srsf7 gene encoding serine/arginine-rich splicing factor 7 isoform X2 — protein MSRYGRYGGETKVYVGNLGTGAGKGELERAFSYYGPLRTVWIARNPPGFAFVEFEDPRDAEDAVRGLDGKVICGSRVRVELSTGMPRRSRFDRPPARRPFDPNDRCYECGEKGHYAYDCHRYSRRRRSRSRSRSHSRSRGRRYSRSRSRSRGRRSRSASPRRSRSVSLRRSRSASLRRSRSGSIKGSRSRSRSRSRSRSISRPRSSRSKSRSPSPKRSRSPSGSPRRSASPERMD, from the exons ATGTCACGCTACGGGCGATATGGAGGAG AAACCAAGGTGTATGTTGGCAACCTGGGAACTGGTGCTGGTAAAGGCGAGTTAGAAAGGGCATTCAGTTACTATGGGCCCTTAAGAACCGTGTGGATTGCCAGAAATCCTCCAGGATTTGCCTTTGTGGAATTTGAAGATCCTAGAGATGCAGAAGATGCAGTTCGAGGATTGGATGGGAA GGTGATTTGTGGTTCAAGAGTGAGGGTTGAATTATCAACAGGCATGCCTCGGAGATCTCGTTTTGATAGGCCACCTGCAAGACGTCCCTTTGATCCTAATGATAGATGCTATGAGTGTGGTGAAAAGGGACATTATGCTTATGACTGTCATCGCTATAGCCGTCGAAGAAGAAGCAg GTCACGGTCTAGATCACATTCCCGTTCCAGGGGAAGGCGATACTCTCGCTCACGCAGCAGGAGTCGGGGAAGGAG GTCAAGATCAGCATCTCCTCGAAGATCAAGGTCTGTGTCTCTTCGTAGATCAAGATCAGCTTCACTCAGAAGATCTAGGTCTGGTTCTATAAAAGGATCGAG atcCCGTTCAAGGTCGAGATCAAGATCCAGGTCTATTTCACGGCCAAGAAGCAG CCGATCAAAATCCAGATCTCCGTCACCTAAAAGAag tcgTTCCCCATCAGGAAGTCCACGAAGAAGTGCAAGTCCTGAAAGAATGGACTGA
- the Srsf7 gene encoding serine/arginine-rich splicing factor 7 isoform X4, whose amino-acid sequence MSRYGRYGGETKVYVGNLGTGAGKGELERAFSYYGPLRTVWIARNPPGFAFVEFEDPRDAEDAVRGLDGKVICGSRVRVELSTGMPRRSRFDRPPARRPFDPNDRCYECGEKGHYAYDCHRYSRRRRSRSRSRSHSRSRGRRYSRSRSRSRGRRSRSASPRRSRSVSLRRSRSASLRRSRSGSIKGSRSRSRSRSRSRSISRPRSSRSPSGSPRRSASPERMD is encoded by the exons ATGTCACGCTACGGGCGATATGGAGGAG AAACCAAGGTGTATGTTGGCAACCTGGGAACTGGTGCTGGTAAAGGCGAGTTAGAAAGGGCATTCAGTTACTATGGGCCCTTAAGAACCGTGTGGATTGCCAGAAATCCTCCAGGATTTGCCTTTGTGGAATTTGAAGATCCTAGAGATGCAGAAGATGCAGTTCGAGGATTGGATGGGAA GGTGATTTGTGGTTCAAGAGTGAGGGTTGAATTATCAACAGGCATGCCTCGGAGATCTCGTTTTGATAGGCCACCTGCAAGACGTCCCTTTGATCCTAATGATAGATGCTATGAGTGTGGTGAAAAGGGACATTATGCTTATGACTGTCATCGCTATAGCCGTCGAAGAAGAAGCAg GTCACGGTCTAGATCACATTCCCGTTCCAGGGGAAGGCGATACTCTCGCTCACGCAGCAGGAGTCGGGGAAGGAG GTCAAGATCAGCATCTCCTCGAAGATCAAGGTCTGTGTCTCTTCGTAGATCAAGATCAGCTTCACTCAGAAGATCTAGGTCTGGTTCTATAAAAGGATCGAG atcCCGTTCAAGGTCGAGATCAAGATCCAGGTCTATTTCACGGCCAAGAAGCAG tcgTTCCCCATCAGGAAGTCCACGAAGAAGTGCAAGTCCTGAAAGAATGGACTGA
- the Srsf7 gene encoding serine/arginine-rich splicing factor 7 isoform X1, with product MSRYGRYGGETKVYVGNLGTGAGKGELERAFSYYGPLRTVWIARNPPGFAFVEFEDPRDAEDAVRGLDGKVICGSRVRVELSTGMPRRSRFDRPPARRPFDPNDRCYECGEKGHYAYDCHRYSRRRRSRSRSRSHSRSRGRRYSRSRSRSRGRRSRSASPRRSRSVSLRRSRSASLRRSRSGSIKGSRYFQSRSRSRSRSRSISRPRSSRSKSRSPSPKRSRSPSGSPRRSASPERMD from the exons ATGTCACGCTACGGGCGATATGGAGGAG AAACCAAGGTGTATGTTGGCAACCTGGGAACTGGTGCTGGTAAAGGCGAGTTAGAAAGGGCATTCAGTTACTATGGGCCCTTAAGAACCGTGTGGATTGCCAGAAATCCTCCAGGATTTGCCTTTGTGGAATTTGAAGATCCTAGAGATGCAGAAGATGCAGTTCGAGGATTGGATGGGAA GGTGATTTGTGGTTCAAGAGTGAGGGTTGAATTATCAACAGGCATGCCTCGGAGATCTCGTTTTGATAGGCCACCTGCAAGACGTCCCTTTGATCCTAATGATAGATGCTATGAGTGTGGTGAAAAGGGACATTATGCTTATGACTGTCATCGCTATAGCCGTCGAAGAAGAAGCAg GTCACGGTCTAGATCACATTCCCGTTCCAGGGGAAGGCGATACTCTCGCTCACGCAGCAGGAGTCGGGGAAGGAG GTCAAGATCAGCATCTCCTCGAAGATCAAGGTCTGTGTCTCTTCGTAGATCAAGATCAGCTTCACTCAGAAGATCTAGGTCTGGTTCTATAAAAGGATCGAGGTATTTCCa atcCCGTTCAAGGTCGAGATCAAGATCCAGGTCTATTTCACGGCCAAGAAGCAG CCGATCAAAATCCAGATCTCCGTCACCTAAAAGAag tcgTTCCCCATCAGGAAGTCCACGAAGAAGTGCAAGTCCTGAAAGAATGGACTGA